Part of the Scrofimicrobium sp. R131 genome is shown below.
GAATACTTTTTGGCCATGAGTTCGGGGCCGGGGCCGGTGGCGCTCCCGGACCTGGACGAGGCGGCCCGGGATGCCGTCAACCGCGGCCCCCATCCGAACAGTGAGGACAGTCATGGCTAAGAGAATCCTGCTGGAGTGTCACCCAAACCGGGAAGATGTTGGCCCGGCCGCCGACACGGTCCGGGCGGTCGCGGCCGCGCTCGGGATGCAGGTGACGGTCTCGCCGGATCCGGACCAGCCGCCCGAACTGGTCCTGGCGCTGGGGGGTGACGGCACGTTTTTGGCCGGAGCTCGCACGGCACGGCACTATGACATTCCTCTGCTCGGCCTGAACTTTGGCCACATGGGATTCCTGGCTGACACCTCGGACGACTCGCTCGAGGTGGTGGTCGAACGGATCCGACGCGACGCCTTCGAGGTGGAAAATCGGATGACCCTGGAAGTGGAGATCATCTCCCCGCTCGGGGCATTGGCCCGCCAGTGGGCCCTGAACGAGGCGGCAATCTTGCACTCGGATCTGGCCCACCCGGCCGACCTGGCCTTTGCGGTTGACGGCCAAGTTGTCTCCACCTACGGAGCCGACGGCATCATCTTGGCCACACCGACCGGCTCGACCGCCTACTCCTTTTCCGCCGGCGGGCCCGTGGTTTGGCCCGACACCGAAGCGATTGTGATGGCCCCTCTGGGGGCGCACGGGCTGTTCACCCGGCCCCTGGTGGTCAGTCCGAACTCGGTGCTGGAAGTGGGGATCCTCCCCTCCAATCGCCGCGCCCCCCAGGTGTGGATTGACGGACTCCTGGCTCTGGATGCGCCGGCCGGCTCGGTGGTGATGACCACCAGGGGAGCCCGACCGGTGCGCCTGGCCCGGCTGGAGAACCATCCGTTCTCGGAGCGGCTGGTCAACAAGTTCAACCTGCCAGTTTCAGGCTGGCGTTCCCCCCGACCGCACGGACCCAACCGATGATAGAAGAACTTCGCATTAAAGGACTCGGGGTGATTGACGAGGCGCACCTCGAGCTCGCCCCGGGCTTCACCGTGATCACGGGTGAGACGGGGGCTGGCAAGACGATGGTGCTCACCTCGCTCCGACTCCTGCTCGGCGAAAAGGGCGATGGAGCCCTGGTCCGAACCGGTCACCCGCAAATTGAAATTGACGCCATCATTCAACCGACCGCCACGGTGGCAAAGCATCTGGCGGAACTGGGGTTTGAGAGCGAGGAACTGATCCTGTCCCGCACAGTCCCCGCGAACGGTCGCTCGCGCGCCGCCGCCCAGGGACGACCAGTTCCCTTGCGGACGCTGGAGGAGTTGGTCAGCCCGCTGCTGACTATCCACGGCCAGGCCGACCAGTGGCGGGTTCGACGCAGCCAGGTCCAACGCGCCCTGCTCGACACCTACGCGGGCGAACAGCACCAGCAGCTCCTGGCCCGATACCGGGAGCAGTGGGCCGCGGTCACGACGCTGAAGCGGACCCTGGATGAACTTCACCGGGACCACGACCAACAGCAGATTGAGATCAACTACCTGCGCGAGGTGATCACCACCCTCACTCAGCTGGCCCCTCAGGTCGGGGAGGAAGAGGAGCTGCCGGCCCTGATTGAGCGCTACTCCCACGTGGCGGACCTGGCCCAAACGGTTGGGGACGCCGTCCAAACCCTTCAGGGGGAGGACAACCTGGTGGGCGTGCTGGACCTGCTGGGACAATGCGCGGCCGAGCTCCGTTCTGCAGCCGGCCTGGACTCGGCTCTAACCTCCTACTCGGACCGGCTGGCCCAAGTGGAGGGGGAAGTGGCCGATATTGCCGCCGACCTCTGGCAGTATGTGGACCAGCTGAGCGAAGACCCCGACGAACTGGCTTCCCTCCAGCAGCGCCGGGCCGACCTGGAAGCCCTGATGAAGGGGCGCGCCACGACGGTAGCGGAACTGCTCGACTGGCAGGTGGAGGCGGAGGCCCGCCTCGCCGAGTTGACCGGCAGCGGCGCCGATCCGGAACAGGTGGCCCAGCAGCTGGCTGCGGCCCAGTCCCAGTTGCGAGAACTGGGCGATCAGCTGCATCGCTCCCGCCACCAGGCTGGCTTGCGCCTGGCCAAGATCGTCAACCGGGAGCTGCACGAACTGGCGATGCCGCAGGCCCAGTTCCGAGTCCAAGTACAGGCGGAGGAGCCGCAGGCTCACGGGAGCGACGACGTGCAGATGGAGCTGCGGGCCCGACCCGACGCCCCGTTCCGCCCGCTCGGGGATGGGGCTTCGGGCGGTGAACTTTCCCGCGTCATGCTGGCCCTGGAGGTGGCCCTGGGAGAGCAGGCTGAGCCCGGCACCTACATTTTTGACGAGGTGGACCAGGGGATTGGTGGACACACCGCCACCGAGGTTGGTCGGCGCCTGGCGCAGCTGGGTCAAACCCAGCAGGTGGTGGCCGTCACCCACCTGCCGCAGGTCGCGGCCTGTGCAGACCGACACTACGTTCTGCGCCGACACGGGCAGCAGACCAGCGTGGAAGAGGCCGTCGGTGAGGACCGGGTCGAAGAGATCGTGCGCATGCTCGGAGGAAAAGCGGACTCGGATCCGGTTCGTCGGCATGCCGCCGAGCTGTTGGCGGATAAACCGTGGCAAGATCGTGAGCGGAAGAAAGAAGGATAATGTCTCGGAAGGTCAACACTTCGGCCCTAGCGGGCTCCATCCGCCTCGACGAATCAATTCCCCGGCTGGCCGGCAGGCTTGAGCCCGGCGAGATTGCCATCATCGAGTTCCCGGACCTAGATCGCTCTTCGGCGTTGGCCCTGCTTTCGCGCCGACCGGTGGCGGTCCTAAACGCCGCATCCTCCACGACAGGTCGCCGCCCCAGTCTGGGGGCGCAACTGTTGGTCGACGGGGGGATCACCCTGGTGGACGACCTCGGCTCCGACCTGATGACCCTGACCGAGGGGGACCAGGTTCGAATCCAGGGCGGGGACGTCTACCGCGGGGAAGAGCTCATTGCCTCCGGCCAGCGGCGAGACAGTGCCGAACTGCACCAAGCCCAGGCCAGCGGCCGGGAGCGCCTCGGCCCCGCCGTTGAGTCCTTTGCTCGAACTGCCGGTCTGACCTGGGAAAGCGAATCTGAACAGTACCTGCACGGGGAGGGCGTGCCCCCGGTTCCGGCCCTGAGCGGTCGGACCGTCGTGGTGGTTACCCCGGGCCTGACCTCGATCCGCCAACTTCGGCGGCTAAAGGCCTTCTGCAACGACTTTTCCGCCTACTTTATTGCCGTCGGCGAGGGGGCCAACTCCCTGAAGTCGGTTGGGCGCAAACCCGACCTGATCCTGGGCGACATCTCAAACCTGCCCGAGCCGATGCTGACCCGCGGCACCCCCCTGGTGCTGTTGGAGCGCCCGGATGGCCAGGTGACCGGTGGGGACCGAGCCAACGTGCTCACCCTCAAGTTCATGCGGATGGTCACCTCGGCTGCCCCGGCCGACGCCGCGGTGCTGCTGGCCGATGCCAACGGTGCCGATCAGATCGTGCTGGTGGGCGACGACGAGGGGATTGAGGGGTTCTTGGAGAAGACGGGCAGCGAGGTGACAGCCGGGTTCTTCATTCAGCTTCGATCTGAGGCCAAGTTGGTGTCCGCACCAGCGGTCCAGCGCCTCTACCGACCCGGAGTCCGCACCTGGCAGCTGGTGCTGATGCTGATCGCGGCCCTCCTGGTGATGGTGGCGGCGGTGCTGTTCACCCCGTGGGGCCAGAGCCTGGGGTGGGGACTTTACGATTGGGTGCAGGGGTGGTGGCCGTGGGCGGGCGACCCTAACGTCACCGCGGCGTACTTTGGCAGTTAGGCTGGGGCCGCTGGGCCCACGGGAAAGGTAAACATGGTTAATCTTCGGTACCACATCGTCTCCCTGGTAGCAGTGTTCTTGGCTTTGGCGCTGGGGGTTGTGCTGGGCGCTGGGCCACTGCAACGCCAGATCAATGCCGCCAGCGAAGGGACGAACCTGGCGGAAAAGTCCTCCCAACTGGAGTCTCAGCTGGCCACCGTTCAGGCCGAAGCCGACCAGTACGCCACCTTTGTCACCGACACGGCCGAACAGGTCTTGCCCGGCTCGCTGGCCGACCGGAAGGTCGCGCTGATCCTCCTGCCGGGCGCCAATGCCGAGGTGGCCGAGTCGGTGCAGGCCACCTTGCGGGAGGCGGGTGCGACCGTGACCGGGGCCGCGCAGCTGACCGACAACTGGGTCAGCCCCGGCCAGCGCGAGTATCGCGACACCCTAGCCAATCCCGTTTCCAGTCACCTGGCTGCCTCGAACCAAAGCGGCGCGGCCGACTCGATCCTGGCTCAGGCGCTAGTGGAAGCCCTGACCGGGACCGGAGCCGAGGTGGACCTCCTGCGCGAAATCCTGACCGACGTGGACACCCCGCTGGTGGTGGCGAACTCGATGCCGGAGGCACCGGCCGACCAACTGGTCCTGATCACCCCGTCCACCCCCTATCCGAAGGCCGGGCAGGAAGAGGACAGCCAGAGCGGATCCCAACCCGCCGCCAGTGAGCAGGCGCTGACGGCACTGGCGGGAGCTCTGGCCGACCGAACTGAGGGCGCGGTTGCCTACGGGGCGGCCGTGACCGACGACGATGTGATTGCGCTGTTGCGCGGCCAGGGAACCTCGCTGGCCACGGTCGACCAGATCGGGACACCGATGGGGAACCTGAACGTGGCGCTGGTGCTGGCCAATCAGAGCCGCGGCGCATTCGGCCAGGGGATCGGCGCCACCACCGCCGTTGCCCCCCTGAAATAGGAGCGGCCCGATGGTTCAGGACCGAGCCCAAAGCGGCTTTCCGGTTGAGTCCTCCGAGCAACTCTGGGACGGAGCCGTCTTTGGTCTGCGCGAAGACCGGGTGCAACTGCCCGGGGGCGACCGGCCGGTCGTTCGCCAGTATCTGACTCATCCCGGAGCGGTCGGCATCGTCCCGGTGCGCTTCACCGGCTCGGATCCCCTGGACGCCGAACTGCTGCTGCTGCGCCAGTACCGGCATCCGGTCCGGGCCGAACTGTGGGAGATTCCCGCCGGGCTGCTGGATCACCCGGGGGAGGAACCGCTGGCGGCGGCCAAACGGGAGCTGCGCGAGGAAGCAGACCTGGGGGCCCGGACCTGGTCGGTCCTGGTGGACCTGTTCACCTCGCCCGGTGCCTCCGAGGAAGCCCTGCGTATCTTCCTGGCCACGGATCTGTTCGCCTACGAAGAGGCTTTCGCTCGGGCCGAAGAGGAGGCCCAACTGGTTCCGCACTGGGTTGATCTGCGCTCGGCCGTGGCCGGAGTCCTGGCTGGTGACCTGCACAGTCCCAGCGCGATTGCCGGAATTTTGGCCACCCAGGCCACATTGTTGCAGCCTGGTTTTGGCCGGCGCGAGCCGGCGGCCCCCTGGTTGCGAAAGCCCCGAAACTAAGCGGATTCGGTCCGGTCAGCGCCGACTCGGGCCAGGCCGGTCTCCCCGGCTGCCACCACTTTGAGGAGTCCGGGGTGGCGATTATCGCTCAATATAATAATGTCTTTGTTGTGAAAATTAGCTACACTGGTCCTGCCTAGAAGTTTCGGTTCGGTGGGACGAAGGACCCGCCGGCTAGTGGAAGAGGGGGGTGCAATGGCGGAACTCAAAGATCTCGGCACCAGGCAGGTGGTTCTCGACCTCGTGGTTGAGAAAGGGCCGGTAACTTCCGGCACGATTGCGAAGATGCTCTCCCTGACCACAGCCGCTGTCCGGCGCCACATCACCACGTTGGAAGAGAACGGCGACATTGTTGAGCACGAAGTGCCGGTCCTGAAACCTCGCGGTCGCGGGCGTCCTGCCCGCTACTACGTGGCGACCGATATCGGCCGCGACCGACTCAGCGACGGGCACTCCGACCTGGCAATTAAGGCGATCGGCTATTTGGCTACCATCGCCGGCCCGGAGGCGGTCGACTCGTTCGCAGCGGCGCGCTCGCGCGATATTGAGCGGCGTTACCAGCCCATCTTGAACGAGGTGGGAGGGGACGCTCGGAAACGAGCCCAAGCCCTGGCCGACGCCCTCACCGACGACGGCTATGCCGCCAGTGTTCGACCGGTGGGCAACGGTGACTTCGCCGTTCAGCTCTGCCAGGGACACTGTCCGATCGAGCAGGTCGCGCGGGAGTATCCGCAGCTGTGTGAGGCCGAAACTGCTGCATTTTCGAAGCTGCTGGGCGTGCACGTGCAGAGACTGGCCACTTTGGCCCAGGGAGAGCACGTGTGCACCACGGTGGTTCCAGTGGGGGTGGCTCCGCTTCATCCCGGAGCTCGGCGAGTGCTGAAGCATTCCAATTCCCACAACTAGTTAGAGAAAGACTAAGAGAAGGACACTATGACCCAGTCACTGCCGGCCACACCGGTTGATGAGCGTCCCCAGGGTGTCAATGAACTCGGCACCGGACCCATGTCCGACGACGAGATCATCGACTCAATTGGAGCGTACGAGTACGGCTGGAAAGACAGCGACGACTATTCCAAAGGGGTTCCCAAGGGGATCAACGAGGACATCGTTCGCTACATTTCCGCCACGAAGAACGAGCCGGAGTGGATGCTTGAACGCCGGTTGAAGGCCTTTGACTTCTTCGAACGCAAACCAATGCCCACCTGGGGTCCGGACCTGTCCGGCATCGACTTCGACAACTTCAAGTACTTCGTGCGGGCCTCTGATCGGCAGGTGAAGGACTGGGAGGATCTACCCGACGAGATCCGCAACACCTACGATCGACTCGGCATTCCCGAGGCGGAGAAGAACCGGCTGGTGGCCGGCGTGGCCGCCCAGTACGAGTCCGAAGTTGTGTACCAGCAGATTCAGGAGGACCTGGAACGCCAGGGCGTGATCTTCCTGGACACCGATTCTGGCCTGCGCGAGTACCCGGAGATCTTCGAAGAGTACTTCGGCAAGGCCGTCCCGGCTGGGGACAACAAGTTTGCCGCTCTGAACACCGCCACCTGGTCCGGTGGGTCATTCGTCTACGTCCCCCCGGGGGTCCAGGTGGAGATCCCGCTTCAGGCGTACTTCCGAATCAACACGGAGGCGATGGGGCAGTTCGAGCGGACCCTGATCGTGGCCGATGAGGGGTCCTACGTTCACTACGTTGAGGGTTGCACCGCGCCCATCTACGACACGAACTCGCTGCACTCCGCGGTGGTGGAGATCTTCGTCCGGAAGGACGCTCGGGTTCGGTACACCACCATCCAGAACTGGTCCAACAACGTCTTGAACCTGGTGACACAGCGAGCCATGGTCGACGAGGGTGGAACCATGGAGTGGATCGACGGCAACATTGGCTCCGCCATCACCATGAAGTACCCTGCCTGCTATCTGCGCGGGGAGCACGCCCGCGGCGAGACGCTGTCGATCGGGTTTGCCGGTGAAGGCCAGCACCAGGACACCGGAGCCAAGATGGTTCACATGGCGCCGCACACTTCCTCCTCAATCGTGGCGAAGTCCGTTTCGCGCGGCGGCGGCCGCACCTCGTACCGCGGATTGGTGGAGGTCCATGCTCGGGCCACCAAGTCCAAGTCCAACGTGCTGTGTGACGCCCTGCTGGTGGACAAGATCTCCCGGACCGACACGTACCCGTACGTGGACGTGCGCACCGAGGACGTGGAGATGGGCCACGAGGCGACCGTGTCCAAGGTGAATGAGGATCAGCTGTTCTACCTGATGAGCCGGGGGCTGGATGAGACCGAGGCGATGGCCACCATCGTTCGCGGCTTCGTCGAACCGATCGCCAAGCACCTGCCGATGGAATACGCGCTGGAGCTGAACCGACTCATCGAACTTCAGATGGAAGGATCTGTCGGCTAACATGACCAATACTTTGACCACGCCGCGCCCCCACTCTCACGGTGCGGCGCCCAGCCCTGCCGGGCACTCCTCGCGGGCTGATCGCCCCACTTCCTTCTCGGTGGCGGAGATTCCCGTTCCCCACGGACGCGAAGAGGACTGGCGGTTCACCCCGCTGCGCCGGATCCGGCCGCTATTTGAGCTGGAGAACTACACCGGTACCAACACGGTCTCCGTTGAGGGACCCGCCCCGGTTCAGGTTGAAACTGTCGATCGGGACGATCCGCGCCTGGGCCAGGTGCTGGCTCCAGGAGACCGGACCGCAGTGGTGTCCTGGAACGAGTTCCCCCAGTCCACGGTGGTAACCATTCCGTCCGAGGCAGAGCTGACCGAGCCGGTCTTCGTCAAGATCACCGCCTCGGATGCACCTTCGGCTCAGCACCTGCTGATCAAGGCCGAGAAGTTCTCCACCGGCGTCGTGATTTTGCAGCACTCCGGCCCGGGGTGGTTGAACCAGACCGTCGAAGTTCGGGTCGAAGATGGTGCTCGCCTGCAACTCGTCTCCATTCAAGAGTGGGATCGGACCGCCGTGCACGCCTCCGATCACCGAGTTTCGGTTGGCCGTGACGCCTCGCTGGACCACCTGGTGGTGACCCTGGGCGGGGACCTGGTCCGCATGTGCGTCGACACCGAGTACACCGCGCCGGGCGGCGAAATGCGCCTGAACGGAATCTACTTCGTGGATGCCGGCCAGCACATGGAGCACCGTCCCTTCATTGATCACTCGCAGCCTAAGTGCTACTCCCGGGTGACCTACAAGGGGGCGCTGCAGGGCAAGGACGCGCACTCGGTCTGGGTGGGCGACTGCCTAATCGGCGAACTGGCCGACGGTACCGACACCTACGAGCTGAACCGGAACCTGCTGCTGACCGAAGGCGCCAAGGCCGACTCGGTCCCGAACCTGGAGATCGAAAACGGGGAAATCGAGGGAGCGGGGCACGCCTCCGCCACCGGTCGCTTCGACGACGACCAGCTGTTCTATCTGATGAGTCGCGGAATCCCAGAGATTGAGGCCCGTCGCCTCGTGGTGCGCGGCTTCTTCGCCGAACTGGTCAACGAGATTCCGGTACCCGAGATTCGGGATCACCTGATGGACGCGATCGAAGCCGAGCTGGCAACCACCGAAACCCCCCAGAGCTGATTGAGAGAGAAAATAACAAATGTCTACCTTGAACATCAAAGACCTGCGGGTCTCAGTGGAAACCCCCGAAGGCACCAAGCAGATCCTCAAGGGCGTGGACCTGACCGTCGGTTCCGGCGAAATCCACGCGGTCATGGGCCCTAACGGGTCGGGCAAGTCGACCCTGGCCTACGCGCTGGCCGGGCACCCCGCCTACACCATTGACGGTGGGGAAGCGTGGCTGGACGACCAGAACATCCTGGAAATGTCCGTGGACGAGCGGGCTAAGGCCGGTCTGTTCCTCGCGATGCAGTATCCGGTCGAGGTGGCGGGCGTGTCCGTGGCCAACTTCCTCCGGACCGCGAAGACCGCCATTGAAGGCAAAGCTCCGGCTGTTCGCCAGTGGGTCAAGGACGTCGATCGGGCCATGACCGACTTGAAGATGCCCGGCGAGTTCGCCAACCGCGACGTCAACGTCGGTTTCTCCGGCGGTGAGAAGAAGCGGCTGGAAATCCTGCAGATGGAACTGCTGGAGCCTTCGTTTGCGATCCTGGATGAGACCGACTCGGGCCTGGACGTGGACGCGCTCCGGATCGTGTCGGAAGGGGTGAACCGGGTCCACCGTAAGAATGGCAACGGGGTCCTGCTGATCACCCACTACACGCGAATCCTGCGCTACATCAAGCCCGACTTCGTGCACGTCTTCGTGGACGGCAAGGTGGCGACCCAGGGCGGGGCCGAGCTGGCCGACCAGCTGGAAGAACAGGGCTACGACAAGTACCTGGTCGCCTAATGAGTACCGCGGAAGTTGCCTCCAGCTTGGCTCAGCCGTTCACTGCGGCCGAGCTGGAGGCGATCCGCGCCGATTTTCCGATTCTGAGCCGGCACGGCCGCGGTGGGCGCAAGATTGCCTACTTTGACGCGGCCGCCACCTCGCACAAACCGAACCGGGTGATTGACGCGGAAGCGGAGTTCTACCGGAACCACAACGCCGCGGTCAATCGGGGCACCCACCTGCTGGGGGACGAGGCGACCGAGTCGTTCGAGTCGGCGCGCGCCACCGTGGCCAACTTTGTTGGGGGCCGGCCGGACGAGATCGTGTGGACGAAGAACTCGACCGAGGGTCTGAACCTGGTGGCCTACTCGTTCAGTTGGCTCGGACCCCAGGATCGGATCGTCATCACCCGCGCCGAACACCACTCCAACCTGGTGCCGTGGCAGCAGTTGGCTGCTCGAACCGGAGCGGAGCTGCGGTGGCTCGACCTGACTTCGGATGGCTGCCTGGACCTCGACACCCTGGATGTGATCACACCGAACACGAAAGTGGTGGCGTTTACTCACGCCTCCAACGTGACCGGGGCCGTGTCGCCGGTGGCCGAGGTGGTGGCGGCCGCCCGTCAGGTCGGGGCCCTCACCGTGCTCGATACCTGCCAGTCCAGTGCGCACCAGCCGGTGAACGTGAGCCAGCTGGGGGTCGACTTCGCGGTGTTCTCCTCGCACAAGATGCTTGGGCCAACCGGAATTGGCGCCCTGTGGGGACGGCGAGACTTGCTCGCCGACCTGCCGCCCTTCCTGACCGGGGGCTCGGTGGTGGCGGACGTAACCATGGAAACGACCGAGTTCCTCCCGGCCCCGAACCGATTCGAGGCCGGCTCGCAACCGGTGGCCCAGGCCGCCGCGTGGGCCGAGGCCCTGCGCTACCTGCAAGAACTTGGCATGGATCGGGTGGCTGCCCAGGAGCACGCCCTGCTCCAACCACTGTTTGACGGCATTTCCGAGATTCCGGGAGTCCGAATCCTGGGTCCGGCCACCACCGAGGGTCGCCTCGGGGTCGTGGCTTTCGCGGTCGAAGGGGTGCATCCGCACGACGTCGGCCAGGTGTTGGACGCCGATGACGTGGCGGTTCGGGTGGGCCACCACTGTGCGATCCCGCTGCACCGCTTCTTTGGGGTCCGTTCCTCTTCCCGCGCATCTCTGTCCGTCACCAACACCGTGTCCGAAATTGAGCAGCTTATCGCTGCGATCGCCAAAGTGCGCCAGTATTTTGGGTACCGGTAGAACCAGTTGAAGGAGAGCTGAGTGTCATCCCTTGAGCAGCTGTACCAGCAAGTGATCCTGGATCACTCCCGCCGGCGAAGCGGTTTTGGACCGATCGCCGGGTTGGAGTACACCTCGCACCAGGTCAACCCGACCTGTGGTGACGAGGTGACCCTGGGCGTGAAAGTCGGCCCGGACGGCCAGCTGGACGAAGTGCATTGGGAGGGGGATGGCTGCTCCATCTCGCAGGCGTCCCTGTCCATGATGACCGAAATGGTGGAGGGCGCCGACCTGGATCGGCTCCGCCAGCTCTACCACGCGATGGACACGATGATGCATTCGCGCGGACAGGGCGTGGACGAGGAGTTGCTGGACGAGCTCGAAGATGCCGCCGCCCTGGAGGGAACCTCAAAGTTTGCCAATCGAATCAAATGCTCGCTGCTAGGCTGGTCGGCCCTGCGTGATGCTCTTGCCCAAGCCGGCTACGACATTGCCATAACTGAGGAGGACAGCACCGATGAGTAACCCAATGGCGAATACCGAACCGGTGGAGCAGCGGTTCCAGATGCCCGAAGCCGTGCCCAGTCAGGGGATCACCGTCATTCAAAACGGCACCGTGACCGCCGAAGAGATTCTGGAAGCAATGAAGGACGTGATTGACCCCGAGCTCGGGATCAACATCGTGGACCTGGGCTTGGTCTACGGCGTCTCGATCGCGGCTGACAACGCGATTGTCCTGGACATGACCCTCACCTCGGCCGCCTGCCCGCTGACCGACGTGATTGAGCGTCAGGTCCAGATGGTGCTGGGTCCGTACTCAACCGACGTGAGCATCAACTGGGTGTGGCTGCCGCCGTGGGGGCCGGACTGCATCACTGAGGACGGCCGCGCCCAACTGCGAGCCATCGGCTTCAACGTCTAGGCAGGACCTACTCAGCCTTGACCGGCCCGGG
Proteins encoded:
- a CDS encoding NAD kinase is translated as MAKRILLECHPNREDVGPAADTVRAVAAALGMQVTVSPDPDQPPELVLALGGDGTFLAGARTARHYDIPLLGLNFGHMGFLADTSDDSLEVVVERIRRDAFEVENRMTLEVEIISPLGALARQWALNEAAILHSDLAHPADLAFAVDGQVVSTYGADGIILATPTGSTAYSFSAGGPVVWPDTEAIVMAPLGAHGLFTRPLVVSPNSVLEVGILPSNRRAPQVWIDGLLALDAPAGSVVMTTRGARPVRLARLENHPFSERLVNKFNLPVSGWRSPRPHGPNR
- the recN gene encoding DNA repair protein RecN: MIEELRIKGLGVIDEAHLELAPGFTVITGETGAGKTMVLTSLRLLLGEKGDGALVRTGHPQIEIDAIIQPTATVAKHLAELGFESEELILSRTVPANGRSRAAAQGRPVPLRTLEELVSPLLTIHGQADQWRVRRSQVQRALLDTYAGEQHQQLLARYREQWAAVTTLKRTLDELHRDHDQQQIEINYLREVITTLTQLAPQVGEEEELPALIERYSHVADLAQTVGDAVQTLQGEDNLVGVLDLLGQCAAELRSAAGLDSALTSYSDRLAQVEGEVADIAADLWQYVDQLSEDPDELASLQQRRADLEALMKGRATTVAELLDWQVEAEARLAELTGSGADPEQVAQQLAAAQSQLRELGDQLHRSRHQAGLRLAKIVNRELHELAMPQAQFRVQVQAEEPQAHGSDDVQMELRARPDAPFRPLGDGASGGELSRVMLALEVALGEQAEPGTYIFDEVDQGIGGHTATEVGRRLAQLGQTQQVVAVTHLPQVAACADRHYVLRRHGQQTSVEEAVGEDRVEEIVRMLGGKADSDPVRRHAAELLADKPWQDRERKKEG
- the steA gene encoding putative cytokinetic ring protein SteA, with product MSRKVNTSALAGSIRLDESIPRLAGRLEPGEIAIIEFPDLDRSSALALLSRRPVAVLNAASSTTGRRPSLGAQLLVDGGITLVDDLGSDLMTLTEGDQVRIQGGDVYRGEELIASGQRRDSAELHQAQASGRERLGPAVESFARTAGLTWESESEQYLHGEGVPPVPALSGRTVVVVTPGLTSIRQLRRLKAFCNDFSAYFIAVGEGANSLKSVGRKPDLILGDISNLPEPMLTRGTPLVLLERPDGQVTGGDRANVLTLKFMRMVTSAAPADAAVLLADANGADQIVLVGDDEGIEGFLEKTGSEVTAGFFIQLRSEAKLVSAPAVQRLYRPGVRTWQLVLMLIAALLVMVAAVLFTPWGQSLGWGLYDWVQGWWPWAGDPNVTAAYFGS
- a CDS encoding copper transporter, with product MVNLRYHIVSLVAVFLALALGVVLGAGPLQRQINAASEGTNLAEKSSQLESQLATVQAEADQYATFVTDTAEQVLPGSLADRKVALILLPGANAEVAESVQATLREAGATVTGAAQLTDNWVSPGQREYRDTLANPVSSHLAASNQSGAADSILAQALVEALTGTGAEVDLLREILTDVDTPLVVANSMPEAPADQLVLITPSTPYPKAGQEEDSQSGSQPAASEQALTALAGALADRTEGAVAYGAAVTDDDVIALLRGQGTSLATVDQIGTPMGNLNVALVLANQSRGAFGQGIGATTAVAPLK
- a CDS encoding NUDIX hydrolase, whose product is MVQDRAQSGFPVESSEQLWDGAVFGLREDRVQLPGGDRPVVRQYLTHPGAVGIVPVRFTGSDPLDAELLLLRQYRHPVRAELWEIPAGLLDHPGEEPLAAAKRELREEADLGARTWSVLVDLFTSPGASEEALRIFLATDLFAYEEAFARAEEEAQLVPHWVDLRSAVAGVLAGDLHSPSAIAGILATQATLLQPGFGRREPAAPWLRKPRN
- a CDS encoding helix-turn-helix transcriptional regulator, with product MAELKDLGTRQVVLDLVVEKGPVTSGTIAKMLSLTTAAVRRHITTLEENGDIVEHEVPVLKPRGRGRPARYYVATDIGRDRLSDGHSDLAIKAIGYLATIAGPEAVDSFAAARSRDIERRYQPILNEVGGDARKRAQALADALTDDGYAASVRPVGNGDFAVQLCQGHCPIEQVAREYPQLCEAETAAFSKLLGVHVQRLATLAQGEHVCTTVVPVGVAPLHPGARRVLKHSNSHN
- the sufB gene encoding Fe-S cluster assembly protein SufB produces the protein MTQSLPATPVDERPQGVNELGTGPMSDDEIIDSIGAYEYGWKDSDDYSKGVPKGINEDIVRYISATKNEPEWMLERRLKAFDFFERKPMPTWGPDLSGIDFDNFKYFVRASDRQVKDWEDLPDEIRNTYDRLGIPEAEKNRLVAGVAAQYESEVVYQQIQEDLERQGVIFLDTDSGLREYPEIFEEYFGKAVPAGDNKFAALNTATWSGGSFVYVPPGVQVEIPLQAYFRINTEAMGQFERTLIVADEGSYVHYVEGCTAPIYDTNSLHSAVVEIFVRKDARVRYTTIQNWSNNVLNLVTQRAMVDEGGTMEWIDGNIGSAITMKYPACYLRGEHARGETLSIGFAGEGQHQDTGAKMVHMAPHTSSSIVAKSVSRGGGRTSYRGLVEVHARATKSKSNVLCDALLVDKISRTDTYPYVDVRTEDVEMGHEATVSKVNEDQLFYLMSRGLDETEAMATIVRGFVEPIAKHLPMEYALELNRLIELQMEGSVG
- the sufD gene encoding Fe-S cluster assembly protein SufD, translating into MTNTLTTPRPHSHGAAPSPAGHSSRADRPTSFSVAEIPVPHGREEDWRFTPLRRIRPLFELENYTGTNTVSVEGPAPVQVETVDRDDPRLGQVLAPGDRTAVVSWNEFPQSTVVTIPSEAELTEPVFVKITASDAPSAQHLLIKAEKFSTGVVILQHSGPGWLNQTVEVRVEDGARLQLVSIQEWDRTAVHASDHRVSVGRDASLDHLVVTLGGDLVRMCVDTEYTAPGGEMRLNGIYFVDAGQHMEHRPFIDHSQPKCYSRVTYKGALQGKDAHSVWVGDCLIGELADGTDTYELNRNLLLTEGAKADSVPNLEIENGEIEGAGHASATGRFDDDQLFYLMSRGIPEIEARRLVVRGFFAELVNEIPVPEIRDHLMDAIEAELATTETPQS
- the sufC gene encoding Fe-S cluster assembly ATPase SufC produces the protein MSTLNIKDLRVSVETPEGTKQILKGVDLTVGSGEIHAVMGPNGSGKSTLAYALAGHPAYTIDGGEAWLDDQNILEMSVDERAKAGLFLAMQYPVEVAGVSVANFLRTAKTAIEGKAPAVRQWVKDVDRAMTDLKMPGEFANRDVNVGFSGGEKKRLEILQMELLEPSFAILDETDSGLDVDALRIVSEGVNRVHRKNGNGVLLITHYTRILRYIKPDFVHVFVDGKVATQGGAELADQLEEQGYDKYLVA